From Patescibacteria group bacterium:
TATTGCCTTCAACAAGAATGGCAAGATCAGCCTCTTTAATCGCCATTTTTGCCTTATCAAGCCCGTAAAGCACCTTGCCCTTAGTATAAATCTCCGTCTCAGCGGAATTGACATACTTTGCCTGCTTCTCATCGTCTTCCAGAACGCGTGATGTAAAAGCAATCACCGAGCCCATGACATTGTCAATCGGAAACATGATTCGGCCGCGAAACCGATCATAATAATCGCCTTTCCCACTCTGCGCCATTAACCCGGCTTTGGCGATCTCCGGCGGTTTGAACTTGAATTTAATGCCAAGAAATTTGCGTAAAAAATCCCAAGAGTTCGGCGCATAGCCAATGCGAAATTCACTTATCGTCTCATCGGTCATCCCACGTTTTTTCAAATATTTACGCGCTTTTTCAGCCTTCGGATGATCGGTAAGAATTTTATGATAAAGTTTTGCAGCAATCTCGTTAATTTCATAAAGGCGAGTTTTTTGATCGGCCCTGTGTTCAACATTGCCATATTTAACCGATTGCGATTTTAATTTTATACCGGCGCGATCAGCAAGGATTTTTAGAGCATTGTAAAAATCTATGCCCTCAATTTTCTCAATGAAGGTAAAAATGTCGCCGCCTTCCCCACAGCCAAAGCACTTGAAAGTTTGCCTCTCCGGTGAAACCATAAAGGAAGGAGTTTTTTCATTGTGAAAAGGGCAGGCTGCCTTATAATTGACGCCCGCCTTCTTAAGCGTAAGATAGCTTGATATCACCTCGGTAATATCAAGCCTCTCCTTTATTTGTTCGACTTCATCCATGTAGACCAATTGTATAGAAAAAAATCACTTTGGTCTAATTAGCATCAAATTGCATACAATATTTGGCATTTTGGTTTTGCAGCTTTTTGGGCTTCTCTTGCTTGATGTGATATGCCAACACAAGCTCGTCATATAAGCCTTCAATCAGTTCATATCTGCGCGCTTCTGCAAGATCCACCCATGCAAAATCAATTATTTCATCACCTAATTTTATTCCGCCCCCAGCATAATCAGCGGCAAAACTTATCACAATGGTCGGAATGTTATCTGGCCGTATAAAAACTAAATTTTTTATATACGAAATATTCCTAATTTGGATCCCAACTTCCTCGGCACATTCTCGCATTACCAAATGGTCAAGAATGTGATGCCAATGCTGTGAGGTATTTTTGGGTCGATGAATATAATCGTTCAAATTTAATTTTCCACCGGGGAAACCCCATAGTCCCGCCATGGCAGTTTCTTTTTTCGATCTCCTAACAATCAAAAACTTGTCGCCTCGCATTATCGCCGCCGTTGCCACCACATAATGGTTGTTCTCTTCTTTCATAAACCTCCTTGGGATTATTATCCCAAGGATAAACCTGCCGGTTTTGCATGTAAAAAAATAAAAAATGCCAATTACTTATTGACACTAAATGTCGTAGGAAAGAACAACTATTCAAAATAATTGCATTCGCAAGGAGTTTTCTTGCAGACATGGCAGCCATCTTTAAACATGGCCAGAAATTCATCTTTAAAGTCAATTTTGAAATAATTAAATATTCTAAGCAGCATAACAAAATAATCCGCTGTTAATATTTCGATCTCTCGAAATCGGCTTTTTCTTTTTTCTCTCACAAAGGCGCGAAAAGCTGACATGAGTTCCTCGAATTTAGAGCGCAATTTTAAATGGTAATTTTTTACTTTTGAAACTGGATATATTTTTAGAAGTATTTCCTGCCACTCGGAAATATCTTGGGGTTTTCGTGATGGCGGCCGACCGGTTTTCTGCGATTTTTGTGG
This genomic window contains:
- a CDS encoding NUDIX domain-containing protein, whose translation is MKEENNHYVVATAAIMRGDKFLIVRRSKKETAMAGLWGFPGGKLNLNDYIHRPKNTSQHWHHILDHLVMRECAEEVGIQIRNISYIKNLVFIRPDNIPTIVISFAADYAGGGIKLGDEIIDFAWVDLAEARRYELIEGLYDELVLAYHIKQEKPKKLQNQNAKYCMQFDAN